A genomic segment from Alteribacillus bidgolensis encodes:
- a CDS encoding potassium channel family protein, producing MLFSITFGFAILYYLLSLETVVLKVNDPTGKPADDSFLNLLYFSGVTILSVGYGDLVPVGSARFFSLLEAAIGLLLPASYFMKAINSLD from the coding sequence GTGCTTTTTAGTATCACTTTTGGTTTTGCGATCCTTTATTATTTATTATCTTTAGAAACAGTTGTCTTAAAAGTAAATGATCCTACAGGAAAGCCTGCAGATGATTCTTTTCTTAATTTGTTGTACTTCAGTGGTGTTACTATTTTATCGGTTGGGTATGGAGACCTTGTGCCTGTTGGAAGCGCCAGGTTCTTTTCTCTTCTTGAAGCTGCGATAGGTTTATTGCTTCCGGCTTCCTATTTTATGAAAGCAATCAACAGTTTGGATTAG
- a CDS encoding SRPBCC family protein → MSKHTSGTPDICKTTVFHADIEKVWEAAATPKGIEAWFMPNNFTPQAGEEFTLHTPFGPTPCKVLEFDAPYKLVFAWGEDGWIVSFELKDLGDKTEFTLVHSGWGEPEDIVPGPGPDQTNEEIRNRMNNGWDSLVHEKLRKVVEE, encoded by the coding sequence ATGAGTAAACATACATCAGGGACTCCTGATATTTGTAAAACGACGGTATTTCATGCGGACATCGAAAAAGTATGGGAGGCAGCAGCAACACCAAAAGGTATAGAGGCTTGGTTTATGCCGAATAATTTCACCCCGCAAGCAGGGGAAGAATTTACGCTTCATACTCCTTTTGGACCTACGCCTTGTAAAGTTTTAGAGTTTGATGCCCCTTATAAGCTGGTTTTTGCGTGGGGAGAAGATGGTTGGATCGTTTCTTTTGAATTAAAAGATTTAGGAGATAAAACGGAATTTACTTTAGTTCATTCAGGATGGGGAGAGCCAGAAGATATAGTACCTGGTCCAGGACCGGATCAAACTAATGAAGAGATAAGAAATCGAATGAACAATGGCTGGGACTCTTTAGTACATGAAAAACTTCGAAAAGTAGTGGAAGAATAA
- a CDS encoding ArsR/SmtB family transcription factor — MGAQEKPDIFQAIADPSRRKMLTLLAEREMPVTKLSQHFPMSRTAVSKHLRILSDAKLVSIEKSGREKRYKLQPNSLIELKEWLSFFEQFWDNKLVMLKHYVENNDSNKDKE; from the coding sequence ATGGGAGCTCAAGAGAAACCAGATATATTTCAAGCCATTGCGGATCCTTCGCGGCGAAAAATGCTTACGTTATTAGCAGAGCGTGAGATGCCGGTAACAAAGTTGAGTCAACATTTCCCAATGAGCCGTACTGCTGTTTCAAAACATTTGCGAATTCTATCCGATGCGAAGCTGGTCAGCATCGAGAAGTCCGGACGTGAAAAGCGTTACAAACTGCAGCCAAATTCTCTTATAGAACTGAAAGAATGGCTTTCCTTTTTTGAGCAGTTTTGGGATAACAAATTGGTTATGTTGAAGCATTACGTAGAAAACAATGATTCTAATAAAGACAAGGAATAG